Proteins from a single region of Leptolyngbya sp. CCY15150:
- a CDS encoding sugar ABC transporter permease — MGGLVVGLLMLTAALGAVVMAIAFRRRQRSAGMGAFVGAIAAAVGSLSLMMPLGFCTFAAERSPLDRGFGVFLVLLGAGIALGLVNWLSTLIGGDRSHRLGLEAAMPGQFKTHWIVPLLLLAPTLLILLIFIYYPALDTFSLATRLARLSTPRTQFVCVRNFTELIDPSYSSRDLVVIGMTALLGYGVFYCQQRGFTDSRLYWLGQRLLWLGAIASGYILVMGLWSDDYRLIFFNTILVAVFTVGIGLAISLGLAVLAYQPIQGASIYRTLLIWSYAISPAVAGVIFAIMFNPVVGVVNHILVTVFHASALPWFTDPFLARFVLILASIWKQLGYNILFYIAGLQTVPKDLLEAATLDGASRWQRFLVIVLPALSPITFFLIITNLTYTFFDVYGTIDYLTKGGPSGATSVAIYEIIRVGIRSDRDLGQAAAQSIILFLMVIGVTLVQFRTSGRRVNYGA, encoded by the coding sequence ATGGGTGGTTTAGTGGTAGGGTTGCTGATGCTCACAGCGGCGCTGGGGGCGGTGGTTATGGCGATCGCATTTCGGCGACGGCAGCGGTCAGCAGGAATGGGGGCATTTGTGGGGGCGATCGCGGCGGCGGTGGGCTCCCTGAGCTTGATGATGCCCCTAGGATTTTGTACGTTTGCAGCAGAGCGATCGCCCTTGGATCGGGGCTTTGGCGTGTTTTTAGTGCTATTGGGTGCTGGGATTGCCCTAGGGCTCGTCAACTGGCTTTCGACGCTCATCGGGGGCGATCGCTCCCATCGCTTGGGACTAGAGGCAGCCATGCCGGGGCAATTTAAGACCCATTGGATCGTACCGCTGCTGCTGCTAGCTCCTACGCTGTTGATCCTGCTTATTTTTATCTACTATCCAGCGCTTGATACTTTTAGCCTAGCGACCCGCTTAGCCCGTCTCAGCACACCCCGCACTCAGTTTGTCTGTGTGCGCAACTTTACGGAACTGATTGATCCTAGCTATAGCAGCCGAGACCTCGTGGTTATCGGGATGACAGCGCTACTGGGATATGGTGTTTTCTACTGTCAGCAGCGGGGATTCACCGACTCTAGGCTCTACTGGCTGGGGCAACGGTTGTTGTGGTTAGGAGCGATCGCCTCTGGCTATATCCTGGTCATGGGCTTGTGGAGTGATGATTATCGCCTGATTTTCTTCAACACGATCTTGGTAGCTGTTTTCACCGTTGGGATCGGACTTGCGATCTCGTTAGGACTCGCGGTCTTAGCCTATCAACCCATTCAGGGCGCTAGTATCTACCGTACCTTGTTGATTTGGTCTTACGCGATCTCACCAGCCGTGGCAGGGGTGATCTTTGCCATTATGTTTAATCCAGTTGTTGGAGTGGTGAATCATATTCTAGTGACGGTTTTCCATGCTAGCGCCTTGCCCTGGTTCACCGATCCTTTTCTAGCAAGATTTGTCCTCATCCTTGCCAGCATCTGGAAGCAGCTAGGATACAATATTCTATTCTATATCGCGGGCTTGCAGACCGTGCCTAAAGATTTGCTAGAGGCCGCCACCCTAGATGGAGCCAGCCGCTGGCAGCGTTTTCTGGTCATTGTCTTGCCTGCATTATCTCCGATCACCTTTTTTCTGATTATCACCAATCTTACCTACACCTTCTTTGACGTTTATGGCACCATTGATTATCTAACCAAGGGTGGCCCCAGTGGCGCAACCTCTGTTGCTATCTATGAAATTATTCGGGTGGGTATTCGCAGCGATCGCGATCTAGGACAAGCAGCAGCCCAGTCGATCATCTTATTCCTCATGGTCATTGGTGTCACCCTTGTACAGTTTCGCACCAGTGGCCGCCGGGTTAACTATGGAGCCTAA
- a CDS encoding carbohydrate ABC transporter permease: protein MSKSELSRRAKGDRFPGWPRRWPIHLLLCLACMLVGIPLLYAMLVSTQSNAEVIAFQITPGSSLGQNIWVAMVSRNLGRYMLNSTIQAAIVTVGKTILSLLAGLAFVYFRFPGKWLVFSFVLVTLMMPTELLTISLFRIVAGGFQWGDSLYALTVPFLASATGAFLFRQHFANLPAELSEAAQLDGAGPLIFLWRILLPLSWNAIGALAVIQFVYVWNMYLWPVLIIRSDRLQVVQMGLSSIQSAGDTGTAYGPLMAGAILASLPPLLVFILLQKQFMSGFQISREK, encoded by the coding sequence ATGTCAAAATCTGAATTATCTCGCCGCGCTAAGGGCGATCGCTTCCCTGGGTGGCCTCGACGCTGGCCCATTCACTTACTGCTCTGTCTTGCCTGTATGTTAGTAGGTATTCCATTGCTCTATGCCATGCTGGTGAGTACCCAGAGCAACGCTGAGGTTATTGCCTTTCAAATTACCCCCGGCTCTTCCCTGGGTCAGAATATTTGGGTAGCGATGGTATCTCGAAACCTTGGTCGTTACATGTTGAATAGCACCATTCAGGCGGCGATCGTAACCGTGGGAAAAACTATCCTGTCGCTATTGGCAGGGCTAGCCTTTGTTTACTTTCGCTTTCCCGGCAAGTGGCTAGTCTTTAGCTTTGTTCTGGTCACCCTAATGATGCCCACAGAATTGCTGACGATTTCTCTCTTTCGTATTGTGGCAGGTGGTTTTCAGTGGGGTGATAGTCTCTATGCCCTCACGGTTCCTTTTCTGGCAAGCGCTACCGGTGCGTTTCTCTTTCGCCAACACTTTGCCAACTTACCGGCTGAACTCTCAGAAGCAGCTCAACTCGATGGAGCAGGGCCCTTAATCTTCCTTTGGCGGATTCTTCTGCCCCTGAGCTGGAACGCAATCGGTGCCCTTGCTGTGATTCAGTTTGTTTATGTATGGAATATGTATCTCTGGCCTGTGTTAATTATCCGGAGCGATCGCCTGCAGGTTGTGCAGATGGGACTCAGCAGCATTCAAAGTGCTGGTGATACAGGAACAGCCTATGGCCCCTTGATGGCAGGGGCAATTCTGGCTAGCCTACCCCCACTGCTTGTTTTTATCCTGCTGCAAAAACAATTTATGAGCGGCTTTCAAATTTCTCGCGAGAAATAA
- a CDS encoding phosphate ABC transporter ATP-binding protein, whose protein sequence is MPTLFSSMSQARPDMAILEAQDLAIAYSGQTILHQVNLKIYPKQITGLIGPSGCGKSSLLRCFNRLLDFVPAATIKGQIRLAGQNLYAIPDTIVRRRIGMVFQQPNPFPKSVYDNIALGLRVNGCRQDIDAIVEQVLRQVGLWQEVKADLNKNAMLLSGGQQQRLCIARTIALQPDIILMDEPCAALDPVSADRISSLLIEMKQHYTIVMVTHDLRQAARITDRLAFFNVISEGDRLVGQLVEYDETPKIFGSPSSSATWSYIHYGHMSL, encoded by the coding sequence ATGCCTACTTTATTTTCTTCCATGTCTCAGGCTAGGCCAGACATGGCTATTTTAGAAGCTCAGGACTTAGCGATCGCCTACAGCGGTCAGACCATTTTGCACCAAGTCAATCTCAAGATCTATCCTAAACAAATCACGGGACTCATTGGCCCCTCAGGCTGTGGCAAAAGTAGCCTATTGCGTTGCTTTAATCGACTCCTTGATTTTGTACCCGCTGCTACGATCAAAGGACAGATTCGTCTGGCTGGACAGAATTTGTACGCCATACCCGATACCATTGTGCGTCGCCGAATTGGCATGGTGTTTCAGCAACCCAATCCTTTCCCCAAATCGGTATACGACAATATCGCCCTTGGGCTACGGGTGAATGGCTGTCGGCAAGATATTGACGCTATTGTGGAGCAGGTGTTGCGTCAGGTAGGTCTCTGGCAAGAGGTAAAGGCAGACTTGAATAAAAATGCCATGCTGCTCTCCGGCGGTCAGCAGCAGCGCCTTTGTATTGCCCGCACCATTGCCCTACAGCCAGATATTATCTTAATGGATGAACCCTGCGCCGCCCTTGACCCAGTCTCCGCCGATCGCATCAGTAGCTTACTCATTGAAATGAAGCAGCATTATACGATTGTGATGGTAACCCACGATCTGCGCCAAGCGGCCCGCATTACCGATCGCTTAGCATTCTTCAACGTGATTTCCGAGGGCGATCGCCTTGTAGGACAGTTAGTTGAGTATGATGAAACCCCCAAAATCTTTGGCAGTCCATCCTCGTCTGCGACCTGGAGCTATATCCATTATGGTCATATGTCGCTTTAA
- the cydB gene encoding cytochrome d ubiquinol oxidase subunit II, with amino-acid sequence MDALIHFLPQVWFVILALFLFLYVMLDGFDLGVGILSLTSSDEERRSILMTSLGNIWDANETWLVLMGGALFGAFPLAYGTILSALYIPIFMMIFGLIFRAVAFEFREHSDRKLFWNAAFGAGSFIAALGQGFSLGSVIEGIAVDEAGHFIGSTWDWLDWRSLLVALALIQGYVLIGSTYLILKTEGDLQKTHFRTAKLAAITTLVGAVLITITTPIVYEAARTRLFSPPLIYIFSIIPVLGIILVGLLLRSLNKEEENTPFVWTILIFLLTFIGLGMIVFPYIIPNQITIYQAAAAPSALVFMLTFIGVLIPIMLFYNIYNYVVFRGKVVGDVYEESS; translated from the coding sequence ATGGACGCACTCATACATTTTCTACCGCAGGTTTGGTTTGTCATTCTGGCTCTATTTCTCTTCCTCTACGTCATGCTCGATGGATTTGATCTCGGTGTGGGCATTCTGTCCCTCACGAGTTCCGATGAAGAGCGGCGCAGCATTTTAATGACCAGTCTCGGCAATATTTGGGACGCCAATGAAACATGGCTCGTACTGATGGGAGGTGCTTTGTTTGGAGCCTTTCCCTTAGCCTATGGCACAATCCTCAGCGCCCTCTATATTCCCATCTTCATGATGATTTTTGGGCTAATTTTTCGAGCCGTTGCTTTTGAATTTCGAGAACATTCGGATCGAAAATTATTTTGGAATGCTGCTTTTGGAGCAGGAAGTTTCATCGCAGCTCTGGGGCAAGGTTTTTCACTCGGAAGTGTTATTGAAGGAATTGCAGTGGATGAAGCTGGTCACTTTATCGGCTCCACTTGGGATTGGCTAGACTGGCGATCGCTCCTTGTGGCCCTTGCCTTAATCCAGGGCTATGTCTTGATTGGATCTACTTATCTCATCTTAAAAACTGAAGGAGACCTACAAAAAACCCATTTCCGTACTGCGAAGCTAGCCGCCATCACTACCTTAGTGGGAGCTGTACTCATTACGATTACAACCCCCATCGTCTATGAAGCAGCAAGAACCCGATTATTTAGCCCACCCTTAATCTACATTTTTTCCATTATTCCAGTTTTAGGAATCATCCTGGTAGGGCTCTTGCTGCGCAGCCTCAACAAAGAAGAAGAGAATACCCCGTTCGTTTGGACCATCTTGATTTTCTTGCTTACCTTTATTGGCCTAGGCATGATTGTCTTTCCCTATATCATTCCAAATCAGATCACCATCTATCAAGCTGCCGCCGCTCCCAGCGCTCTCGTGTTCATGCTGACCTTCATCGGCGTCCTAATTCCCATCATGTTGTTCTACAATATCTATAACTACGTTGTCTTTCGTGGAAAAGTTGTGGGAGACGTTTATGAAGAGTCGTCATGA
- a CDS encoding cytochrome ubiquinol oxidase subunit I, translated as MDLLSNTVALSRMQFALTAIFHMLWPVLTTGMAIYLVIVEGLWLKTRNPDYYRHARFWSKLYVLNFGIGVASGLPMEFQFGTNWAPFSEAVGDFFGSILGFEGAMAFMLEAGFLGIMLFGWGRVNPVIHYLATIMVAFGANLSTFWILVANSWLQSPAGGEMVDGKFIVSDYFQAIANPFMIKSVSHMFFATLETSLFVIGGISAWYILNNRHQAFFSQSLKIVLAAAIAVTPLQIYIGHLSAEQVAQYQPTKLAAMEAKWDTSPAGQPADWSLLALPDESTQSNTWEISIPNGLGYILEFKKNLSAPVLGLKEWPSSDRPHMVGLIYYSFRIMSGIGFFLAGLMLWSLLQWMLGNLSSEKIARQTWLLRTWIFAAPLGYIAVESGWIVRCVGRQPWTMYGQIRTADAASQLPAGNVLTSLTLFAVIYSILFVSTLYFGSRIIRQGPNMELTIPNLDPAVAIETEPATFVPDQRPIETQQ; from the coding sequence ATGGATCTTTTATCAAACACAGTTGCACTCTCTCGGATGCAGTTTGCCCTAACTGCTATCTTTCATATGCTTTGGCCTGTCCTGACGACTGGAATGGCCATCTATCTGGTGATTGTAGAAGGACTATGGCTGAAAACGCGCAATCCTGACTATTACCGCCATGCTCGGTTTTGGTCAAAACTCTACGTTCTCAATTTTGGGATTGGGGTGGCATCAGGGCTGCCCATGGAGTTTCAGTTTGGAACGAACTGGGCACCCTTTTCAGAAGCTGTAGGCGATTTTTTTGGCAGCATCCTAGGTTTTGAAGGTGCTATGGCATTTATGCTAGAAGCTGGGTTTCTAGGCATTATGCTGTTTGGCTGGGGACGGGTTAACCCAGTTATTCACTACCTGGCCACCATTATGGTTGCCTTCGGTGCTAACCTATCGACATTTTGGATTTTGGTGGCCAATTCTTGGCTGCAAAGTCCAGCAGGTGGAGAAATGGTGGACGGTAAGTTTATTGTCAGTGACTACTTCCAAGCGATCGCTAATCCTTTTATGATTAAAAGCGTGTCGCATATGTTTTTTGCCACGCTGGAAACATCGCTGTTTGTCATTGGCGGCATTAGCGCCTGGTATATCCTCAACAATCGCCATCAAGCATTTTTCAGTCAATCCCTAAAGATTGTGTTGGCTGCCGCGATCGCCGTCACGCCCCTCCAGATCTATATCGGTCACCTCAGCGCTGAGCAGGTTGCTCAGTATCAACCGACCAAGCTCGCTGCCATGGAAGCTAAGTGGGATACCAGCCCGGCTGGACAGCCTGCAGATTGGAGTTTACTAGCGTTGCCCGATGAATCAACACAAAGCAACACCTGGGAAATTAGCATTCCCAATGGTTTAGGCTACATTCTAGAATTTAAGAAAAATCTATCTGCGCCAGTTTTGGGATTAAAAGAATGGCCCTCTAGCGATCGCCCTCACATGGTGGGATTGATCTACTACTCATTCCGAATCATGAGCGGTATTGGCTTCTTTTTAGCAGGGCTGATGCTATGGAGTCTGTTGCAGTGGATGCTTGGAAATCTTTCAAGCGAAAAAATTGCTCGCCAAACATGGCTGCTGCGCACTTGGATTTTTGCGGCTCCCTTGGGCTATATTGCTGTTGAGTCGGGCTGGATTGTACGCTGTGTGGGACGGCAACCCTGGACGATGTATGGTCAAATCCGCACGGCCGATGCTGCGTCTCAGCTTCCCGCCGGCAATGTTTTGACATCTCTTACCCTATTTGCTGTTATTTACTCGATTCTGTTTGTTTCAACGCTATACTTTGGCAGTCGAATTATCCGTCAAGGCCCCAACATGGAGTTAACCATTCCTAACCTTGATCCTGCCGTTGCGATCGAAACGGAACCTGCCACATTTGTACCGGATCAACGCCCCATCGAGACTCAACAGTAA
- a CDS encoding SPFH domain-containing protein, producing MTGETQTDPKVYATPTAEHVSLGGTIRSVLFWIPTVLLFIAIAQGVQMDRLERKAPQLVAALLASTLWNGLVGGVRVAAEWERGVILRLGKFQTIRGPGLFYTIPGLEYVRFVDTRTLVVNIPQQKAITRDNVPAVIDSALFFMVRDPALAITSIQDFRFAISQYTQAALRDVVGASTLDELLSEREQVQQRIASIVEERVQAWGLNIDSIQLQDFELPEDLKRVMSRQAAAEREKRATITKAEGDRLAAQNLVDAANLMAENPIALELKTLQALDSLGNNVSNTVILFPIELARAMKAIAPPSPEP from the coding sequence ATGACTGGCGAGACCCAGACTGATCCGAAAGTTTATGCTACTCCAACGGCTGAGCATGTTTCCTTGGGGGGAACGATTCGCTCCGTTTTGTTTTGGATTCCCACGGTATTGTTGTTTATCGCGATCGCTCAAGGTGTGCAAATGGATCGCTTGGAACGCAAGGCCCCCCAGTTGGTAGCAGCGTTATTGGCCAGTACCCTATGGAATGGTTTAGTGGGCGGGGTGCGGGTGGCGGCAGAGTGGGAACGTGGTGTGATCCTGCGGCTTGGCAAATTTCAGACTATTCGCGGCCCTGGCTTATTTTACACGATTCCAGGTTTAGAGTATGTGCGGTTTGTGGATACGCGCACCTTGGTGGTCAATATTCCTCAGCAAAAGGCGATTACCCGTGATAACGTACCTGCTGTTATCGACAGTGCCCTATTTTTCATGGTGCGGGATCCAGCCTTAGCGATTACCTCGATTCAAGATTTTCGCTTCGCTATTTCCCAATATACCCAAGCTGCCCTGCGGGATGTGGTGGGAGCGTCTACCCTTGATGAACTATTGTCAGAGCGCGAGCAAGTTCAACAGCGGATTGCCAGTATTGTGGAAGAACGGGTGCAGGCCTGGGGGCTGAATATCGACTCTATCCAGCTCCAGGATTTCGAGCTACCAGAAGATTTGAAGCGGGTTATGTCTCGTCAAGCCGCCGCTGAACGGGAAAAACGCGCCACCATTACCAAAGCTGAGGGCGATCGCCTCGCGGCCCAGAATCTAGTCGATGCAGCGAATCTGATGGCGGAAAATCCTATTGCCTTGGAACTCAAGACCCTGCAGGCTTTAGATAGTTTAGGGAATAATGTATCCAACACGGTTATCCTGTTTCCCATAGAGTTGGCCAGAGCTATGAAAGCGATCGCCCCTCCTTCTCCTGAGCCCTAG